Within Streptomyces antibioticus, the genomic segment CTCGTCGTCGGCGATCAGGAGCAGCGAGGTCTCGTACTCCTCCCCGTCCACCGAGTAGGTGACGGTGGCGGTGGCCAGCGTTCCGGACTCGTCCACGTCGTCGACGCTCACGTCGGTCAGCGGGGCGGCCTTGCGCTGGGCGCCCAGCGCGGCCTGCGTCAGCAGCGGTCCGGACTCCGGGTTGTCGAGCAGTGCGAGGGCGTCCTCGGCACGTCCGTCCGCGACGGCCCGCAGGTAGTCCTCGGCGGCGACCTTCGGGCCGTAGACCTGGGAATCCACGACCGACCAGGCAGCCGTAGCGCCACCGCCCAGCACGACGACGGCGATCAGGCCGATGCCGGTGAACCGTGCCCACTTCGCGTCGGTGGCCAGCGGCGGACAGGCGAGCGGCTCGGCCGGCGCACTCGTCAGCCGGGACGGCACCGGACGGCCCTTGCGCTGCGCCGCGTCGGCGAGCAGCGCGGCCCACTGCGGGTGCACGGGCAGGCCGGGCATGCGCAGGATCCACGCACCCGCGGCGGGGAAGGCGCTCAGCAGCGGCCGGGTCACGAACTGCGCCGCGACCAGCAGCAGTCCACCCCACACCAGCGCCACGAACAGCGCTCCGAAGACACTCAGGCCGAAGGACACGGAACCGTGCGCCGTGCCGCTGGCGCCGAAGGGGCCCACCCCGATGTCGACGCCTCCGTCGATCGAGGCGTGCAGACCGGACACGACGGCGAGCGGCACCCACAGCACGGCCATGGCGGCCGCGAACCTCCACAGGGTGCTCAGCATGCGCTCCCGGGGGTCGTGGGCCAGCGCGTGACGGATCGCGGCGACGATCACCACGAAGGCGACCAGGAGCAGCAGAAGGTAGGCGGCCGCGGGCATGTTGCCGGTGAACAGGCCCGCCTTCGCGTCCTCCAACTGGCTGGTGTCGTCGTTGCCGAGGAAGGACTCGACGCTCGCGCCGCCCTTCAGGGAGCTCCCGGCCGTGACGCCCAGGGCCACACCGGCCAGCCAGACGGCGGAGTTGACCAGGGTGAGCAGCGAAAGTCCCAGTGCGGCACCGGTGTTCAGATCGCCGGTGTCGCCGAAGACGGCGAAGCCCAGCGCCGTCAGGGCGGCGAGGCCGAGCAGAACCGCGGTCACCGTGCCCGCGGCGACCAGCGGGGACCGCCAGCCGTGCAGGCGTCCGGCGAACGCGTCCGGCAGCCCGCTCACGGCGCCGCGGCGGACGACGGCACGGGCGGCGAAGTCGGCGAGGAGGACGAAGACGACGGTGTACGGAAGGAGCGGCCACAGGCTGACGCCCAAGTCGACCGACACCGGCCCGAGTTCCTCGGTCCTCATGCCGAAGACGGCGGAGGAGTGGGTGGCCGGCACGAGCACGCTCATGGCGACGGCGTAGACGAGAGCAGCGGTGGCGGACCGGCCCGCGAGGCGCGCCCAGGTCTCCGCCGCCGCGCGCCGCTCGCCGCGCCGGGCGAACCACCACACGGCGAACAGGGCGGTGCACGTGAACAGCAGCATCTGAAGGGTGATGCCGAACTCCGCCTGACCGGCGACGGACCCCGACGTCAAGTCCCCGAACCCGCTGCCCGATGCGGAGTCCCCGGCCCCCTCGATCGTCAGACCGAGCGTGCCTCGAAGGGCCAGTCCGGCCAGCCACACCGTGGAGGTCAGCCAGTCGCCCACCGTGCCGGTGTGCTCCTCGGGGAGGAACTGGGCGGTGACGACGAGGACGACGAACAACAGAACGAGCTGGCTCCCCAGAGCCGAAAGCGCGCCGACGGCCGCGGCCTTGGCGGACTGTGCGTCCGGCCGGACACGGGTGAACAGGACGGACAGACGGCCCGGCGCCGGGGCGTTCCACATCTCGGGCGGCGCGGACGGCACGGGAGAGGCGGGCGGCACGGGAGAGGCGGGCGGTGCAGGCGGCATCGGCGGTGTCATCGGCGCCGCTGCCGGCTGCGCGGGCACGACCGGTGCCCCGCATCTGCCGCAGAACGCGTGACCTGCGGCCATGGGTTCAGCGCAGGACGGACAGGTGCTCATTTGCTTCCCTGATGACTAGTAGGCCCGACGGACCTACAGGTGGAGTCACGCGAACTCCCCGACCACCCGGACACATCACGGGCCGGGTGCCGGCTGGGGGAACCGACCTCGGCACGCGGTCTGCTGATGCGACCGCGCCATGAGCGCCCGAACCGGCAAGGAAGTTCTTCACAATGTGAAGATCCTGTGGTTGATGCGTGAAGCAAATAGATAGCAGCCCTAGGTGACTTATGCAATGTACAAGCGTCGCCGACATGGCTCTGACCGGCACAAACGAAGCGAAGACCCCGACGGAGTCGGTTCGGCGGCACGGTCGCACCTGGGCGGCAGTGTTCACAACCAACGGCTCTGTCAGAGGCGCCACGTACATTCCGCTCATGCCTGGACCGATGAGCGAAGACGCCAGACAACTGGTGAACGGCTTGCCGCCCGGGCGCCTCGTGGGGCCGTGTCGTGATCCGCACCCGGTGGTGTGGATGAGCGACGGACCCGTGGCGCACGCGGCCGACTGGTGGAAGCGCCTCTACGCACGCCGTCTTGAGAGCGGCCTGTACCCGATCCTGCTGGAGTACCCGGACGACTCGTTCGAGCCGGCGGGCGGCGGCCACGGCGCTGACATCGACGCCGCCTCGTACCTCCGGAGCCGGTGGACCGACGACTCATGGCCGTCGTTCCAGGAGTGGCCAGGTCTCGCGCGGCCTGCCGTGACGTCGACCGACGTGGACGCGTGCGCGGGTGAAGTGGCGTCCGCTGTCGCCCGCGACGGTCGAGCCCGGTGTCTCGCGCTCGTTCAGGTCTCGCGGGGCGCTGACGCGCCCGCCGCCGTGGGCTGGAGCGGGATGTCGAACCATATGACCGCGCGGGAGCTGTCGGCGGTGCTGCGCTCCTGGGAGGACCGGTTCGGTCTGCGTATCGTGGGCTTCGGGCACGGCAGCCTGTATGTCTCTGTCGCCGGTCGGCCGGCGGACGTCCAGCAGGCCCAAGTCCTCGCCGCGGAGCATTACCTGGCCTGTCCGGACGTCTTCTTCATGGATCCCGACCTGGACTGGTCCACGTATCACGAGGACCTCATGACGCGCGGGGACTGGTGGTTCTGGTGGGACTGACCAGCCGCGTCGAACTGGAAGTGCTTCCAATGTGATGGAGTCCGTTTCACCCAGTGCAGCCTGCTTGCCGCACCCATCACGCGGAGTCCGGGGAGCGGGCCAACTCCCCGCTTCGGGAAGATGACAGCGGGTCTTGGAACGGTCGACGAAGAGTTCAAAGATTGAAGAAGACGGAGCGCATCCGCGGTTCGAGGGGTGATCCACGGGACATCGCTTCAGTCTTCCGCCTCTTGGACGTTCACGATGTGAACGAGGACCGGGGCTGCCGGCGCACCGTCGCGCCCGCTTCAACTCCCGTTTCGACGGCAGTCGTTACATGCTTGACATCAGACATCGCCAGCACCATCATCAGGACACCGCTGGAAGCGCTCCCAAAAGTGCTGTCCCTCGCTACCCCTCGCCACCCCACGTCAGAGCGGTCCGAGCCGACGGGCCCGTGCGCCGCCCCTGCCGGCCGGACCCGCGTGCACCAGCCGGGGCCAGGTGAACCACACCCCCCGGCAGCAACGCCTCGTCCTCGTCACCCCCTTGTCAAGGAGAGCCCCCGCCCATGAGCCGCCCCCTCCCGATACGCCACCTCGCCACCATCGCGTGCGCAGCCGTCACCGCCCTCGGCCTCACCGGTCAGGCCATGGCGGCACCCTCCACCACGGACCGCGCCACCGACCGCCGCGCGCTGTCCCACGACACCCGCTTCTACGTCGATCCGGTCAGCAAGGCCGCCAAGCAGGCCGTCACCGATCTGCGCGAAGGCCGGCTCGCCGACGCGCTGAACATGGCCAAACTCGCCTCCTGGCCCGAATCGTTCTGGCTGACCGAAGGCACCCCCGACGAGGTCCGGCGTCGCGTCCAGGGCATCATGAAGGCCGCGAAGGCCGCCCACGCGGTCCCCGTCCTGGTCCTCTACAACGTGCCCGGCCGGGACTGCAGCTTCTACTCCAGCGGAGGCGCGGCCGACGCCGCCGCCTACGACGCATGGGTGCAGGGCGTCGCCCAGGGCATCGGCAACGGCAAAGCCCTCACCGTCGTGGAGCCGGACGGACTCGCCCTGCTCCCCAAGGACTGCGGCGCGAACGCCGACCCCACCGGCACGCAGACCACGGAGCGGATCGCGAGCGTCAGGTCGGCGGTCGAAACCCTCGCTCGGCGGCCCGCGACCTCGGTGTACATCGACGCCGGCAGCAGCAACTGGCAGCCGGTCGGAACCATCGCCCAGCGGCTGCTCGACGCCGGACTCGACAAGGCCCAGGGCTTCGCCCTCAACGTCTCCAACTACCAGCCCACCGACCAGTTGAACCGCTACGGCACCTGGGTCTCCAAGTGCGTCCGCCACGCCACGGCGGACGGCTCCGGCTCCACCGCGGACCGCACGGCCGAATGCGCCAACCAGTACTACTCGTCCGCCGCCCCCAACGACGGCCAACCCGGCAACGCGGTCTCCTTCGAGGACACCTCCACCTGGCGCTGGACCGACGCCTGGTACGACGAGAACGTCGGCACACCGCCCGCCGATGAACTCAGCCACTACGTCCTGGACACCAGCCGCAACGGCCTCGGCGCCTGGACCTCGCCGCCGGGCAAGTACACCGACCCCGAGCACTGGTGCAACGCCCCGGGACGCGGCGTCGGCCCCCGCCCCACCGCCGACACCGGGCAGCCACTGGCGGACGCCTACCTCTACGTGAAGATCATCGGCGAGTCCGACGGCACCTGCCACCGCGGCACGCCCGGACCCGGCGACCCCGAGTACGGCGGCGTCGAGGACCCGCCGGCCGGCGCGTGGTGGCCCGACTTCGCCCACACCCTGGCCCGCAACGCGAAGCCGAAGCTCACCTTCAACTGGTAGCAGAGGCGGCTGCCGGCAGATCCAGCCGGCGGCAGACCTACGGCGTACGAGCCGTAGCCCGACACGGCCCCAGGCCCAGGCCCGGACCCGGACCGCCGCGAGCGGCAGCGGTCCGGGCCTGAGGCCGTTCCGAGACGAGTTCCCCTGGTCACAGGCACGAACACCGGGCGTATGGGTTCCGTCAAGATCCCCCGCACTCCCGTAAGAGTGCCGTCAACGGGCGTCCCGAACCGGCCACGGCCGAGTTTTCATCTACTCGTCCGTTCCAACCGCCCCTGACTCCAGGAGTTCGCGATGGCCGATCCGGCCTTCGTCGTCACCGTGCTCGCGGGTTTCGCGCTGGTGGCCCTCATCGCCAAGGGGGTGACGAAGCCGTGACCGCCGAGAACGTCGTCGGCCTGGTCGTGGCCGTCGCCCTGCTGGGCTATCTCGTCCTCGCCCTGATCTTCCCGGAGAGGTTCTGAGAGACGCCATGGGCCCCATAACCGCCGGCGTGCTCCAGCTCGTCGCGCTGACGGGCGCGCTGGCGCTCGTCCACATCCCCCTCGGCAATCACATGGCCAGGGTCTACTCCTCCCGGCGCCACCTGCGCATCGAGAAGTGGATCTACCAGGGCATCGGTGCCGACCCCGACACCGAGATGACCTGGACCGCGTATCTGCGCGGAGTCCTCGCCTTCTCCGCCGTCGGCGTGCTCTTCCTCTACGGCCTCCAGCGCCTCCAGGGCGTTCTGCCCGGCTCGCTCGGCTTCGACGCGATCGATCCGGACCAGGCGTTCAACACGGCCGTGTCGTTCGTGACCAACACCAACTGGCAGTCGTACTACGGCGAGCAGGCCATGGGCCACGTCGTGCAGACCGCCGGGCTCGCCGTGCAGAACTTCGTCTCCGCGGCCGTCGGCATGGCCGTCGCCGTGGCGCTGGTGCGCGGCTTCGCACGGTCCCGTACCGGTGAGCTGGGGAACTTCTGGTCCGACCTGGTGCGCGGTGTCGTACGCGTGCTGCTGCCGCTGGCGTTCGTCGCCGCGGTCGTGCTGGTCGCCTGCGGGGTGATCCAGAACTTCTCCGGCATCCACGAGGTCGGCCAGTTCATGGGCGGCTCGCAGCAGTGGAACGGCGGGGCGGTCGCCTCCCAGGAGGCCATCAAGGAGCTGGGCACCAACGGCGGCGGGTACTTCAACGCCAACTCCGCGCACCCCTTCGAGAACCCCACCCCGTTCTCCAACCTCTTCGAGATCTTTCTGATCCTCGTCGTGCCGTTCTCGCTGCCCCGCGCCTTCGGTGTCATGGTCGGTTCGGTGCGGCAGGGCTACGCGATCCTCGCCGCGATGGGCACGATCTGGCTCGGCTTCGTCGCGCTGATGATGTGGACCGAGTTCGCCCACCACGGCCCGGCCTTCGACCTGGCCGGCGGGGCGATGGAGGGGAAGGAGGCCAGGTTCGGCATCGGCGGCTCGTCGATCTTCGCCGTGTCGACGACCCTCACCTCCACCGGCGCGGTGGACTCCTTCCACTCCTCCTTCACCGGCCTCGGCGGCGGCCTCACCCTGCTCGGCATGATGCTGGGCGAGATCGCGCCCGGCGGCGTGGGCTCCGGCCTCTACGGCATGCTGATCATGGCCGTCATCGCCGTGTTCATCGCCGGACTGATGGTCGGCCGCACCCCCGAGTACCTGGGCAAGAAGATCGGCACCCGCGAGATCAAACTGGCCGCCCTCTACATCCTCGTCACGCCGGCGCTCGCGCTGGTCCTCACGGCCTTCGCGATGGCCCTGCCGACCCCGCCGCACTCCATGACCAACAGCGGGGCGCACGGGTTCTCGGAGATCCTCTACGCCTATACGTCCGCCGCGAATAACAACGGCTCGGCCTTCGCCGGTCTGAACGCCGACACCCAGTGGTTCAACAGCACCCTGGGTCTGGCCATGCTGTTCGGCCGTTTCGTGCCGATGGTGTTCGTGCTGGCGCTCGCCGGCTCGCTGGCCCGGCAGACGCCCGTCCCGGCCACCGCGGGCACCCTGCGCACCGAGAAACCGCTGTTCACCGGGCTGCTGGTGGGCGCGATCCTCATCATCACCGGTCTCACGTACTTCCCCGCCCTCGCACTGGGCCCGCTCGCCGAGGGGCTGGCGTGACGACCACCCCCGCCGAAACCCATGAGAAGCCAGAGGACTCCATGTCCACACCCACCACCACCCTCGCGCCCGACCAGGACGCTTCGGCAGGCCGCCCCACACCCCCCGACGGCCGCCGTGTCGGCGCCGGCCTCTTCGACCCCAGGCAGTTGGTGCAGTCGCTGCCGGACGCGTTCCGCAAACTCGACCCACGGGTGATGATCAAGACTCCCGTGATGTTCGTGGTCCTCGTGGGCTCCGTCCTGACGACGGTCTTCTCCTTCAAGAACCCCGGCGACTGGTTCGGCTGGACCGTCAGCGCCTGGCTCTGGCTCACCGTGCTCTTCGCCAACCTCGCGGAGGCCGTCGCCGAGGGCCGCGGCAAGGCACAGGCCGAGACCCTGCGCCGGGCCAAGACCGGCACCGTGGCGCGCAAGGTCGACGGGACCGTGGTGCCCGGCACCGAGCTGAGGATCGGCGATCTGGTCGTCTGCGAGGCCGGTGACGTCATCCCCGGTGACGGCGATGTCGTCGAGGGCGTCGCCTCGGTCGACGAGTCGGCCATCACCGGCGAGTCGGCGCCCGTCATCCGCGAGTCCGGCGGCGACCGCTCTGCCGTCACCGGCGGCACGAAGGTCCTGTCCGACCGGATCGTCGTCAAGATCACGACCAGGCCCGGTGAGACCTTCATCGACCGGATGATCAGCCTGGTCGAGGGCGCGGCCCGGCAGAAGACACCGAACGAGATCGCGCTGAGCATCCTGCTCGCCTCGCTGACGATCGCCTTCCTGCTGGCGGTGGCGACCCTGCCGCCGTTCGCGGACCACGCCGGCGCCGAGTTGAGCGTCGTCGTGCTGGTCGCCCTGCTGGTCTGCCTGATCCCCACCACCATCGGCGCCCTGCTCTCCGCGATCGGCATCGCGGGCATGGACCGCCTGGTCCAGCGCAACGTCCTGGCCACGTCGGGCCGTGCGGTCGAGGCGGCCGGGGACGTCTCCACGCTGCTCCTCGACAAGACCGGCACCATCACGCTCGGCAACCGCCGGGCCGCCGCGTTCCTGCCGGTGCCCGGTACGACGGAGGCCGAGGTCGCCGACGCGGCCCAGCTCTCGTCGCTGGCCGACGAGACACCCGAGGGCCGTTCCGTCGTCGTCCTGGCGAAGGAGCGGTACGGGCTGCGCGAACGGCACCAGGGCGAGCTGGCCGGCGCCGAGTGGATCGAGTTCAGTGCCCGGACCCGGATGTCGGGAGTGGACGTCGACGGCCGCAAGGTCCGTAAGGGCGCGGCGAGTTCGGTGATCGCGTGGGTGGCCGAACGGCACGGGGAAGCTGCCCGGCACGCACGGGGCCCCGAAGCCTTCCAGGACGCAAGGGAGTTGACCGACCGCATCGCCGCCGAGGGCGGCACCCCGCTCCTCGTGGCCGTCGAAGACGCCGACGGCGCCCGCGTGTTGGGCGTCATCCACCTCAAGGACGTCGTCAAGGACGGTATGCGCGAGCGGTTCGGGGAACTGCGCCGCATGGGCATCAAGACCGTCATGATCACGGGCGACAACCCGCTGACCGCCAAGGCGATCGCCGAGGAGGCGGGCGTCGACGACTTCCTCGCCGAGGCCACGCCCGAGGACAAGATGGCCCTCATCAAGCGGGAACAGGCCGGCGGCAAGCTGGTCGCGATGACCGGTGACGGCACCAACGACGCCCCCGCGCTGGCCCAGGCGGATGTCGGCGTGGCGATGAACAGCGGCACGTCGGCTGCCAAGGAGGCCGGCAACATGGTCGACCTCGACTCCGATCCGACCAAGCTCATCGAGATCGTCGAGATCGGCAAGCAACTCCTCATCACCCGGGGTGCGTTGACCACGTTCTCCATCGCCAACGACGTGGCGAAGTACTTCGCGATCATCCCGGCGCTGTTCGCGGCGGTGTACCCGGGACTGGACCGGCTCAACATCATGGGCCTGTCCTCGCCGGACTCCGCGATCCTGTCGGCCGTGATCTTCAACGCGCTGATCATCGTCGCGCTGGTGCCGCTGGCCCTGAAGGGCGTGCGGTACCGGCCGGTGAGCGCGGACCGGATGCTCCGGCGCAACCTCGCCGTCTACGGCCTCGGCGGCCTGATCGCCCCCTTCGTCGGCATCAAACTCATCGACCTGCTCCTCTCCCTCGTCCCCGGAATCGGCTGATCGCCATGAACAACTCGGTATCGAACACCGCCCGGTTGCTCGGGGCGGGCCTGCGCGCCCTCCTCGTGCTGACCCTGGTGACCGGCGTCCTCTACCCGCTCGCCGTCACCGGCATCGCCCAGGGCCTGTTCGGCGACAAGGCGAACGGCTCGGAGATCACCTCCGGAGGCCGGGTCGTCGGCTCCGCCCTGATCGGCCAGGCGTACCACCTGCCGCTGAAGGAGGGGGAGGAGACCCCGGCCGCCGACCTGCGGTGGTTCCAGGGCCGTCCGCAGAACGGCCTCGGCACCAACAGCGTCAACACGCAGTACTCGATCATCCTGTCCGGTGCGACCAACCGGTCCGGCGACAACGCGGAGCTGATCCGCTGGGTGAAGGACGCCAAAGCCGCCGTCGTCCGGGACAACTCCGTGCCCGGCCACCCCGTGAAGCCGTCGGACGTCCCCGCCGACGCGGTCACCTCCTCCGGCTCGGGCCTCGACCCCGACATCTCACCGTCGTACGCCGAACTCCAGGTCCACCGGGTGGCCCAGCTCAACGGGCTGCCCGTCGCCGAGGTGCGGCGGCTCGTGGCGGAGCACACCGAGGGCCGTACGCTCGGCTTCATCGGTGAGCCGCGGGTGAACGTGCTGCGGCTCAACATCGCCCTGAGGGAACTCGTGGCGCGAAGCTGACGGCGTCCCGCTCGGGCCCGGCGTACGACAGGAGAGGCACACACCCATGACCCGGGTGCTCGTGGTGGAGGACAACCCGCAGCTCGTGCGGGCCCTGGTGATCAACTTGCAGGCGCGCCACTACGGCGTGGACGCCGCCCCCGACGGGGCCACGGCCCTGCGGCTGGCCGCCGCCCGCCAGCCCGACGTGGTCCTGCTGGACCTCGGCCTGCCCGACATGGACGGCGTCGAGGTCATCAGGGCCCTGCGCGGCTGGACCCGGGCGCCGATCCTGGTGCTGTCCGCCCGGCAGTCGTCCAGCGAGAAGGTGTCCGCGCTCGACGCCGGCGCGGACGACTACATCACCAAGCCGTTCAGCATGGACGAACTGCTCGCCCGGCTGCGCGCCGCCGTCCGGCGCACCGAGGACGTCCCGGTCGCCCCCGAGACCTCGCTGGTCGAGACCGACGGCTTCACCATCGACCTGCTGGCCAAGAAGGTCGTCCGGGGCGGACAGGACGTACGGCTCACCCCGACCGAGTGGCATCTGCTGGAGATCCTGGTCACCCATCCGGGACAGCTCGTCACGCAGAAGCACCTCCTCCAGGAGGTCTGGGGCATCTCGCAGCGCAACAAGAGCAACTACCTGCGCGTCTACATGGCCCAACTGCGCCGCAAACTGGAGAACGACCCCTCCCACCCCCGCTATCTGATCACCGAGCCGGGCATGGGTTACCGCTTCGAAGCGTGACCCTGCGACCTCTGGCCTTCTACGACCGGCCTGCGAAGCCCCACCCCCTATGCCCCACCGAGGAACGACATGGCACGCGGCAAGCTCCGGATCTACCTCGGCGCGGCACCGGGCGTCGGCAAGACCTACGCGATGCTCTCGGAGGCGCACCGCCGGGCCGAGCGCGGCACCGACTGCGTCGTCGCCTTCGTGGAACACCACGACCGGCCGCGCACCGAGGTGATGCTGCACGGCCTCGAACAGGTCCCGCGCCGTGAACTCGCCTACCGGGGCGCGCCCTTCACCGAGATGGACGTGGACGCCGTCCTGCGGCGCGCCCCCGCCGTCGCCCTCGTGGACGAGCTGGCCCACACCAACGTGCCCGGCTCGCGCAACGCCAAGCGCTGGCAGGACGTGGAGGAACTGCTCGCCGCGGGCATCGACGTCGTCTCCACCGTCAACATCCAGCACCTGGAGTCCCTCGGCGACGTGGTCGAGTCGATCACCGGGGTCCGGCAGCGCGAGACCGTCCCCGACGAGGTCGTACGGCGTGCCGACCAGATCGAGCTGGTCGACATGTCACCGGAGGCGCTGCGCCGCCGTATGGCGCACGGCAACGTCTACCGCCCGGACAAGGTCGACGCGGCCCTCTCCCACTACTTCCGCCCCGGCAACCTCACCGCGCTGCGCGAACTGGCGCTGCTGTGGGTGGCCGACCGGGTGGACGAATACCTGAACGAGTACCGCAGCGCGCACCGGGTGTCGGCGATCTGGGGCTCGCGCGAGCGGATCGTCGTCGGCCTGACCGGCGGCCCCGAAGGACGCACGCTCGTACGGCGCGCCGCGCGGCTCGCCGAGAAGGGCGCGGGCGGCGAGGTGCTCGCCGTCTACATCTCCCGCAGCGACGGCCTCACCGCCGCCTCGCCCAAGGAACTGGCCGTCCAGCGCACGCTGGTCGAGGACCTCGGCGGCACCTTCCACCACGTCGTCGGCGACGACATCCCCGCCGCCCTGCTCGACTTCGCGCGGGGCGTGAACGCCACACAGATCGTGCTCGGCGTCTCTCGCCGCCGGAGCTGGCAGTACGTCTTCGGCCCCGGCGTCGGCGCGACCGTGGCCCGCGACTCCGGACCCGACCTCGACGTCCACCTCATCACGCACGGCCAGGCGGGCAAGGGCCGCGGCCTGCCCGCGGCGCGCGGCGCCCGTCTCGGACGGTCCCGGGTCGTCGCCGGCTGGCTGGTCGGCGTCCTCGGCCCCCTCCTGTTCACCTGGCTGCTGACGAGCGTCGTCCCGGACGTCGGCCTCGCCAACGACATGCTGCTGTTCCTGACGCTGACGGTCGCGGCGGCCCTGCTGGGCGGGCTGCTCCCGGCGCTGGCGTCCGCGGTGGTGGGGTCGCTGCTGCTCAACTGGTTCTTCAGCCCGCCCGCCCACACGCTGACCATCGCCGACCCGCAGAACATCGTCGCCATCGCGGTCTTCGTCGGGGTCGCCGTGGCCGTCGCGTCGGTCGTGGACCTGGCCGCCCGGCGCACCGACCAGGCGGCGCGGGCGCGCGCCGAGTCGGAGATCCTCTCCTTCCTCGCCGGCCATGTCCTGCGCGGCGAGACCAGCCTCGACGCCCTGCTGGAACGGGTCCGCGAGACCTTCGGCATGGAGTCGGTGGCGCTGCTGGAGCGCGAGAGCGACGTGGCGCCCTGGACCCGCGCGGGCAGCGTCGGCCCCCGCCCCTGCGCCGTGCCCGACGAGGCGGACGTCGACGTCCCGGTCGGCGACCGGATGGCGCTGGCCCTGTCCGGCCGGGTGCTGCCGGCCGCGGACCGCCGGGTGCTGGCCGCCTTCGCCGCTCAGGCGGCGGTGGTCGTGGACCGCCGGCGCCTTCAGGAGGAAGCGGACCGTGCCGAGGAACTCGCCGAGGGCAACCGCATCCGCACCGCCCTGCTCGCCGCCGTCAGCCACGACCTGCGCACCCCGCTCGCCGGCATCAAGGCGGCGGTCACCTCCCTGCGCTCCGACGATGTCGAGTGGTCCGAGCAGGACCGGGCGGAACTCCTGGAGGCCATCGAGGACGGTGCCGACCGGCTCGACCACCTGGTGGGCAACCTGCTCGACATGTCCCGGCTCCAGACCGGCACGGTCACCCCGATCATCCGCGAGACCGACCTCGACGAGGTGATCCCGATGGCGCTGGGCGGCGTCCCCGAGGACAGCGTGGACCTGGACATCCCGGAGACCCTGCCCATGGTGGACGTCGACCGCGGCCTCCTGGAGCGCTCGGTCGCCAACGTCGTGGAGAACGCCGTGAAGTACAGCCCACCGGGGCAGCGCGTCCTGGTCTCCG encodes:
- a CDS encoding sensor histidine kinase; the protein is MARGKLRIYLGAAPGVGKTYAMLSEAHRRAERGTDCVVAFVEHHDRPRTEVMLHGLEQVPRRELAYRGAPFTEMDVDAVLRRAPAVALVDELAHTNVPGSRNAKRWQDVEELLAAGIDVVSTVNIQHLESLGDVVESITGVRQRETVPDEVVRRADQIELVDMSPEALRRRMAHGNVYRPDKVDAALSHYFRPGNLTALRELALLWVADRVDEYLNEYRSAHRVSAIWGSRERIVVGLTGGPEGRTLVRRAARLAEKGAGGEVLAVYISRSDGLTAASPKELAVQRTLVEDLGGTFHHVVGDDIPAALLDFARGVNATQIVLGVSRRRSWQYVFGPGVGATVARDSGPDLDVHLITHGQAGKGRGLPAARGARLGRSRVVAGWLVGVLGPLLFTWLLTSVVPDVGLANDMLLFLTLTVAAALLGGLLPALASAVVGSLLLNWFFSPPAHTLTIADPQNIVAIAVFVGVAVAVASVVDLAARRTDQAARARAESEILSFLAGHVLRGETSLDALLERVRETFGMESVALLERESDVAPWTRAGSVGPRPCAVPDEADVDVPVGDRMALALSGRVLPAADRRVLAAFAAQAAVVVDRRRLQEEADRAEELAEGNRIRTALLAAVSHDLRTPLAGIKAAVTSLRSDDVEWSEQDRAELLEAIEDGADRLDHLVGNLLDMSRLQTGTVTPIIRETDLDEVIPMALGGVPEDSVDLDIPETLPMVDVDRGLLERSVANVVENAVKYSPPGQRVLVSASAVADRVEVRVVDRGPGVPDEAKPRIFEPFQRHGDAPRGNGVGLGLAVALGFAEAIGGSLHAEDTPGGGLTMVLAVRRAAGREGAVR